The following proteins are co-located in the Aeromicrobium phoceense genome:
- a CDS encoding acyl-CoA dehydrogenase family protein: MAVERLMPSDEANDLIALTRQIVDDQLRPRVDADERSGTFPRDIFRTLGRAGLLGLPYAEDLGGGGQPYEVYLQVVEEIAIAWASVGVGTSVHALSCFGLDHAGTREQKERWLPDMLGGELLGAYCLSEAHAGSDPGAMRTTARRDGDDYVIRGAKAWTTHGGQADYYKVMARAEAGITCFLVPADAEGLTADVPEDKMGLMGSTTATMLFDDVRVPVERRLGDEGQGLAIALAGLDSGRLGIAAVATGVAQGALDSAVAYAKEREAFGVPIIDHQGLTFLLADMAAAIESARATYLAAARLRDLGRPFSRQASIAKLVATDNAMRVTTDAVQVLGGAGYTKDFPVERYMRETKVMQIFEGTNQIQRLVIGRDLKRRG, from the coding sequence GTGGCCGTGGAGCGTCTGATGCCGAGCGACGAGGCGAACGACCTGATCGCCCTCACGCGCCAGATCGTGGACGACCAGCTGCGGCCGCGCGTCGACGCGGACGAGCGGTCGGGCACGTTCCCGCGCGACATCTTCCGCACCCTGGGCCGCGCCGGCCTGCTGGGCCTGCCGTACGCCGAGGACCTCGGCGGCGGTGGCCAGCCCTACGAGGTCTACCTGCAGGTCGTGGAGGAGATCGCGATCGCGTGGGCCAGCGTCGGCGTCGGCACGAGCGTCCACGCGCTGAGCTGCTTCGGCCTCGACCACGCGGGCACGCGCGAGCAGAAGGAGCGCTGGCTGCCCGACATGCTCGGTGGCGAGCTGCTGGGGGCGTACTGCCTGTCCGAGGCGCACGCGGGCTCCGACCCGGGCGCGATGCGCACCACCGCCCGTCGCGACGGTGACGACTACGTGATCCGCGGCGCGAAGGCCTGGACCACCCACGGCGGTCAGGCCGACTACTACAAGGTGATGGCGCGCGCCGAGGCCGGCATCACGTGCTTCCTGGTCCCGGCCGATGCCGAGGGGCTGACCGCCGACGTGCCCGAGGACAAGATGGGCCTGATGGGCTCGACGACGGCCACGATGCTGTTCGACGACGTCCGGGTGCCGGTGGAGCGACGCCTCGGCGACGAGGGCCAGGGCCTCGCGATCGCGCTCGCCGGGCTGGACTCGGGCCGCCTCGGGATCGCCGCGGTCGCCACCGGCGTCGCGCAGGGCGCCCTCGACTCCGCGGTCGCCTATGCCAAGGAGCGCGAGGCCTTCGGCGTGCCGATCATCGACCACCAGGGCCTGACGTTCCTGCTGGCCGACATGGCGGCGGCCATCGAGTCGGCGCGGGCCACCTACCTGGCGGCCGCGCGGCTGCGCGACCTCGGTCGCCCGTTCTCGCGGCAGGCCTCGATCGCCAAACTCGTCGCCACCGACAACGCGATGAGGGTGACGACCGACGCGGTGCAGGTCCTCGGCGGCGCCGGCTACACGAAGGACTTCCCCGTCGAGCGGTACATGCGCGAGACGAAGGTGATGCAGATCTTCGAGGGCACCAACCAGATCCAGCGCCTCGTCATCGGCCGCGACCTCAAGAGGCGCGGCTGA
- a CDS encoding LLM class flavin-dependent oxidoreductase, with product MDAGVHLPQIDFTATPLDGSHLAEVVDAARDLGFAALSANDHLTFPSPWADGLVLLAAAAERSGDLELVTSAALPVLRGARSYGAAMLTLERLAPGRVVAGVGPGSSRTDYALADVPWEERWSRFDAALGVLRAQFARHGSRAQVPLWVASWGSPAGIDRVARYGDGWLASAFHTTPAEFGRTREGLAQACHRLGRAEPPHALVTMWTWVTEDTPVAERMLTSLLAPALDRDPEAPRGRVCVGPAETCAELLSEYAAQGCRRVHFWPVGDEARQLRRLAEDVLPHVVAAPPVSTG from the coding sequence GTGGATGCCGGTGTGCACCTGCCGCAGATCGACTTCACCGCGACGCCGTTGGACGGCTCCCACCTCGCGGAGGTGGTCGACGCCGCCCGCGACCTGGGGTTCGCCGCGCTGTCGGCCAACGACCACCTGACCTTCCCGAGCCCGTGGGCCGACGGGCTCGTCCTGCTGGCCGCGGCGGCCGAGCGCTCGGGTGACCTCGAGCTGGTCACCAGTGCGGCGCTGCCGGTGCTGCGCGGCGCCCGCTCGTACGGCGCGGCGATGCTCACGCTCGAGCGGCTCGCCCCGGGGCGCGTGGTGGCCGGGGTCGGCCCGGGATCCTCGCGGACGGACTACGCCCTGGCCGACGTCCCGTGGGAGGAGCGGTGGTCCCGGTTCGACGCGGCTCTCGGTGTGCTGCGGGCACAGTTCGCGCGCCACGGGTCCCGGGCGCAGGTCCCGCTCTGGGTGGCCAGCTGGGGCTCGCCGGCGGGCATCGACCGCGTGGCCCGGTACGGCGACGGCTGGCTGGCCTCGGCGTTCCACACCACGCCTGCGGAGTTCGGTCGCACCCGCGAGGGCCTGGCGCAGGCCTGCCACCGGCTCGGCCGCGCCGAGCCGCCGCACGCGCTCGTGACGATGTGGACGTGGGTCACCGAGGACACCCCGGTCGCCGAGCGGATGCTGACGAGCCTGCTGGCCCCCGCCCTCGACCGCGACCCCGAGGCCCCGCGCGGGCGCGTGTGCGTCGGCCCGGCGGAGACGTGCGCCGAGCTGCTGTCCGAGTACGCCGCGCAGGGCTGCCGCCGCGTGCACTTCTGGCCCGTGGGCGACGAGGCCCGCCAGCTCCGGCGGCTCGCCGAGGACGTGCTGCCGCACGTGGTGGCGGCGCCCCCGGTCTCAACCGGGTGA
- a CDS encoding LysR family transcriptional regulator — MRSVSSLRVLAALDGADSFSAAADELGMSQSAVSQHVAALEQQVGLPLVQRGTRPVDVTVAGRVLAGHAAAVMARLEAAGLDLDELAGHHHRRLRVGGFPTALATFVPRALALLAIQSPDVTFTVVDDHLQGLVPRLLNRELDVALVFDDSAEHRLPGLDHGVELTSLFLDPYRLLVPRSHRLAARQGALSLADLGEETWVGGGPSSTWFQIVRGRCRAAGFEPRVGIASDDYLAVQAFVAAGLGIAVVPGLVASRRIAGVEVRALHDPAPTREVMVACPVDPFRPAAATTMVALLQRVTAGRASPG, encoded by the coding sequence ATGCGATCGGTTTCCTCGCTGCGCGTGCTCGCAGCCCTCGACGGCGCCGACTCCTTCTCCGCCGCCGCGGACGAGCTCGGCATGTCGCAGTCGGCGGTCAGCCAGCACGTCGCCGCCCTCGAGCAACAGGTCGGCCTCCCGCTCGTCCAGCGCGGCACCCGTCCCGTCGACGTCACGGTGGCCGGACGGGTCCTCGCGGGCCACGCCGCCGCCGTCATGGCCCGGCTCGAGGCCGCCGGGCTCGACCTCGACGAGCTGGCCGGCCACCACCACCGTCGCCTGCGCGTGGGCGGCTTCCCCACGGCGCTGGCCACGTTCGTCCCCCGGGCGCTGGCGCTGCTCGCCATCCAGTCGCCGGACGTCACGTTCACCGTCGTCGACGACCACCTCCAGGGGCTCGTGCCGCGACTGCTCAACCGCGAGCTGGACGTGGCCCTGGTCTTCGACGACAGCGCGGAGCACCGATTGCCGGGCCTCGACCACGGGGTGGAGCTGACGTCGCTCTTCCTCGACCCGTACCGGCTGCTCGTTCCGCGGTCGCACCGGCTGGCCGCGCGGCAGGGAGCGCTGTCGCTCGCCGACCTCGGCGAGGAGACGTGGGTCGGCGGCGGCCCGTCGAGCACGTGGTTCCAGATCGTCCGAGGTCGCTGTCGCGCGGCCGGGTTCGAGCCGCGCGTGGGCATCGCGTCGGACGACTACCTCGCCGTGCAGGCGTTCGTCGCCGCCGGACTGGGCATCGCCGTCGTCCCGGGGCTCGTGGCCTCCCGCCGGATCGCCGGGGTCGAGGTGCGGGCGCTGCACGACCCGGCCCCGACCCGCGAGGTCATGGTCGCGTGCCCGGTGGACCCCTTCCGTCCGGCCGCGGCCACCACGATGGTGGCACTGCTCCAGCGCGTCACCGCCGGCCGCGCCTCACCCGGTTGA
- a CDS encoding methyltransferase domain-containing protein encodes MTTQQTTTPTIDQDRLMAFVFRAVEEVGATLNTALVVLGDELGYYRALAEHGPLTAAELAGRTSTAEPYAREWCHAQAAGGFIELDEASGRFTLPAEHAVALTDASSPAYLPGLFQIALGTVADAGRLAEAARSGTGVGWHEHGNDVIDGCERFFAPSYQAYLVDAWLPAAGLDEDLRRGIRVADIGCGHGASTVLMAQAFPQSRFVGSDYHEPSIEVARRRAEDAGVGANTSFETSLAVKVGGEGFDLATTFDALHDMGDPDGAARHVHRLLADGGRWLIVEPMAGDAPQDNFNPVGRAYYGFSTLLCTPASLSQEGAAAIGTQAGPARVEQIVTGAGFASCETVATTPFHRVMLARRTD; translated from the coding sequence ATGACCACGCAGCAGACCACCACCCCGACGATCGACCAGGACCGCCTGATGGCGTTCGTCTTCCGCGCCGTCGAGGAGGTTGGCGCCACCCTCAACACCGCACTCGTCGTCCTCGGGGACGAGCTCGGCTACTACCGCGCGCTGGCCGAGCACGGTCCGCTCACCGCGGCCGAGCTCGCCGGGCGAACCTCCACCGCCGAGCCCTACGCCCGCGAGTGGTGCCACGCGCAGGCGGCGGGCGGCTTCATCGAGCTCGACGAGGCCTCGGGACGGTTCACCCTGCCCGCCGAGCACGCCGTCGCGCTGACCGACGCCTCGAGTCCGGCCTACCTGCCGGGCCTGTTCCAGATCGCGCTCGGGACCGTGGCCGACGCCGGCCGGCTGGCCGAGGCGGCGCGCAGCGGCACGGGGGTCGGCTGGCACGAGCACGGCAACGACGTGATCGACGGCTGCGAGCGGTTCTTCGCGCCGTCCTACCAGGCATACCTGGTCGATGCGTGGCTGCCGGCCGCCGGACTCGACGAGGACCTGAGGCGCGGGATCCGGGTGGCCGACATCGGCTGCGGGCACGGCGCGTCGACCGTGCTGATGGCGCAGGCGTTCCCGCAGTCGCGGTTCGTCGGGTCGGACTACCACGAGCCGTCGATCGAGGTGGCGCGCCGCCGGGCCGAGGACGCCGGCGTCGGTGCGAACACGAGCTTCGAGACCTCGCTCGCGGTCAAGGTCGGCGGTGAGGGCTTCGACCTGGCCACGACGTTCGACGCGTTGCACGACATGGGCGATCCCGACGGTGCCGCCCGGCACGTGCACCGCCTGCTGGCCGACGGGGGTCGCTGGCTCATCGTCGAGCCGATGGCGGGCGACGCGCCTCAGGACAACTTCAACCCGGTCGGCCGCGCGTACTACGGGTTCTCCACCCTGCTGTGTACGCCGGCCTCGCTCTCCCAAGAGGGCGCGGCCGCGATCGGCACGCAGGCAGGGCCCGCCCGGGTGGAGCAGATCGTCACCGGCGCCGGCTTCGCGTCGTGCGAGACGGTGGCCACGACGCCGTTCCACCGCGTCATGCTCGCGCGGAGGACCGACTGA
- a CDS encoding SDR family NAD(P)-dependent oxidoreductase yields the protein MTSSVAVVTGGAGAVGLASAKLLARDHHVVLSDGRGERLSRALDELDSLGVSAESIVADVTDRGSVEALMRAARQAGPIASVVHAGGGATADASPEDIVRARVLGTMNVTAATLAVAGLGTTLVHASAHSPARVLPALPRWVFRLAPTDPEGLVTALTRLASLGPARRAPAVAHALSTTFLQWYADGMSVAFDACGARLRSTAAESVVDLCRADLAPAPSHSAVA from the coding sequence GTGACGAGTTCGGTGGCGGTGGTGACCGGTGGAGCGGGGGCCGTGGGACTGGCCTCGGCGAAGCTGCTCGCCCGCGACCACCACGTGGTCCTCAGCGACGGCCGCGGGGAGCGGCTCAGCCGCGCGCTCGACGAGCTGGACTCCCTCGGCGTCTCCGCCGAGTCGATCGTCGCCGACGTCACCGACCGGGGGTCGGTGGAGGCGCTCATGCGCGCCGCCCGCCAGGCCGGGCCCATCGCGTCGGTGGTGCACGCCGGCGGCGGCGCCACGGCCGACGCCTCGCCCGAGGACATCGTGCGGGCCCGCGTCCTGGGCACCATGAACGTCACCGCCGCCACGCTGGCCGTCGCCGGGCTCGGCACGACGCTGGTCCACGCGTCGGCGCACTCCCCCGCCCGGGTGCTCCCGGCGCTGCCTCGGTGGGTCTTCCGCCTCGCGCCGACCGATCCCGAGGGACTCGTCACGGCCCTGACCCGCCTCGCGAGCCTCGGTCCCGCACGCCGGGCGCCGGCCGTGGCGCACGCCCTGAGCACCACCTTCCTGCAGTGGTACGCCGACGGGATGTCCGTCGCGTTCGACGCCTGCGGCGCGCGACTGAGGTCGACCGCCGCCGAGTCGGTGGTCGACCTCTGCCGCGCCGATCTGGCACCGGCGCCCTCCCACAGCGCCGTGGCCTGA
- a CDS encoding AMP-binding protein, producing the protein MGDLGYKLKVLRRIGLLKAQNPVRLVKAGKKLAAWGPGFPSAVGAAAARKPQQVAIIDDAGQLTWRETSDAVNRVTQALKDRGFVPGDPIAVLCRNHRHMVIAMVAISQMGGRMLLLNTMASAGQLSELTKRESAKMVILDQEFLHVAGEIDRDLLVVAWEDDDTHGLPTLSGLAAGKSAADHPKPEKPGGIVIFTSGTTGLPKGAKRKEPENLEPLLTFFGSIPYEGNSTVVIAAPLFHSWGLLNFGFGLSTVPTYVLRRRFVPEQVIRDIDTHQAQVLVVVPLMMQRLVDADPEVIKSSDVSSLQITASSGSALAGELATHFMDTFTDSVYNFYGATETGWVSIADPKDLRAAPGTAGRVPWHTVVKVLDENGHEVPQGETGVIYVGNSMMFAGYTDGRTKDFRDGLMHSGDLGYFDEAGRLFVAGRDDDMVISGGENVFPRELEDALIEHPKVQDVVVTGIPDPQWGQCLAAYVVPREGETLTQEEVVEYAKEHVARFAVPRAVMFLDELPRNPTGKVMKRNLPEFQTQA; encoded by the coding sequence ATGGGCGACCTCGGTTACAAGTTGAAGGTGCTGCGCAGGATCGGCCTGCTGAAGGCCCAGAACCCCGTCCGGCTGGTGAAGGCAGGCAAGAAGCTCGCGGCGTGGGGCCCGGGCTTCCCGTCGGCCGTCGGCGCCGCTGCGGCGCGCAAGCCTCAGCAGGTCGCCATCATCGACGACGCCGGTCAGCTGACCTGGCGTGAGACGAGCGACGCGGTCAACCGCGTCACGCAGGCGCTCAAGGACCGCGGCTTCGTGCCCGGCGACCCGATCGCCGTGCTGTGCCGCAACCACCGCCACATGGTGATCGCCATGGTCGCGATCAGCCAGATGGGCGGCCGCATGCTGCTGCTCAACACGATGGCCAGCGCCGGCCAGCTCAGCGAGCTCACGAAGCGCGAGAGCGCCAAGATGGTCATCCTCGACCAGGAGTTCCTCCACGTCGCGGGCGAGATCGACCGCGACCTGCTCGTCGTGGCGTGGGAGGACGACGACACCCACGGCCTGCCCACGCTGAGCGGCCTGGCCGCCGGCAAGTCGGCCGCGGACCACCCCAAGCCCGAGAAGCCCGGCGGCATCGTGATCTTCACCTCGGGCACCACCGGCCTGCCCAAGGGCGCCAAGCGCAAGGAGCCCGAGAACCTCGAGCCGCTGCTGACCTTCTTCGGCTCCATCCCCTACGAGGGCAACTCCACCGTCGTCATCGCGGCGCCGCTCTTCCACTCGTGGGGCCTGCTGAACTTCGGGTTCGGCCTGTCCACGGTCCCCACCTACGTCCTGCGCCGCCGCTTCGTGCCCGAGCAGGTCATCCGCGACATCGACACCCACCAGGCGCAGGTCCTGGTCGTGGTGCCGCTCATGATGCAGCGCCTCGTCGACGCCGATCCCGAGGTGATCAAGAGCAGCGACGTCTCCAGCCTGCAGATCACCGCCTCGAGCGGCTCGGCGCTGGCCGGCGAGCTCGCGACCCACTTCATGGACACGTTCACCGACTCGGTCTACAACTTCTACGGCGCCACCGAGACCGGCTGGGTCTCCATCGCCGACCCGAAGGACCTGCGCGCCGCGCCCGGCACCGCGGGCCGCGTGCCGTGGCACACCGTGGTCAAGGTGCTCGACGAGAACGGCCACGAGGTGCCCCAGGGCGAGACGGGCGTCATCTACGTCGGCAACTCGATGATGTTCGCCGGGTACACCGACGGCCGCACGAAGGACTTCCGCGACGGCCTCATGCACTCGGGCGACCTCGGCTACTTCGACGAGGCCGGCCGTCTGTTCGTCGCCGGCCGCGACGACGACATGGTGATCTCCGGCGGTGAGAACGTCTTCCCCCGCGAGCTGGAGGACGCGCTCATCGAGCACCCGAAGGTCCAGGACGTCGTCGTCACGGGCATCCCCGACCCGCAGTGGGGCCAGTGCCTCGCCGCGTACGTCGTGCCGCGCGAGGGCGAGACCCTCACGCAGGAGGAGGTCGTGGAGTACGCCAAGGAGCACGTCGCACGCTTCGCCGTGCCGCGTGCGGTGATGTTCCTCGACGAGCTGCCCCGCAACCCCACGGGCAAGGTCATGAAGCGCAACCTGCCGGAGTTCCAGACCCAGGCCTGA
- a CDS encoding SCO1664 family protein, whose translation MLEGDLELEGRVLPASNATFVGRIDGVRVVYKPVAGERPLWDFPGAVLAGREIASRVVSEATGWNIVPPTWWADGPHGPGMLQLWQDADPESEAVTLVPADDRPGGWCHVLDGLDAEDRPVSLVHEDSPGLRRMAVFDVLVNNADRKGGHVLAMPDGHRYGVDHGLTFHEEPKLRTVLWGWLGAALTDDELAGVSRVRDGLAADLGEELQQWLGEPELAALARRCDRLLADRVFPSPEGDMPAVPWPPF comes from the coding sequence ATGCTCGAGGGAGACCTCGAGCTGGAGGGCCGCGTCCTCCCGGCCTCGAACGCCACCTTCGTCGGCCGCATCGACGGCGTGCGCGTGGTCTACAAGCCCGTCGCCGGCGAGCGCCCGTTGTGGGACTTCCCGGGCGCCGTCCTGGCGGGCCGCGAGATCGCCTCGCGGGTCGTCTCGGAGGCGACGGGGTGGAACATCGTGCCCCCCACGTGGTGGGCCGACGGACCGCACGGGCCCGGCATGCTCCAGCTCTGGCAGGACGCCGACCCCGAGTCCGAGGCCGTCACCCTGGTGCCGGCCGACGACCGGCCCGGGGGCTGGTGCCACGTCCTCGACGGGCTGGACGCCGAGGATCGCCCCGTCTCGCTGGTGCACGAGGACTCCCCCGGCCTGCGGCGGATGGCGGTCTTCGACGTCCTGGTCAACAACGCCGACCGCAAGGGCGGTCACGTGCTGGCGATGCCGGACGGTCACCGGTACGGGGTCGACCACGGCCTGACGTTCCACGAGGAGCCCAAGCTGCGCACGGTCCTGTGGGGCTGGCTCGGCGCGGCGCTGACCGACGACGAGCTGGCCGGCGTGAGCCGGGTGCGCGACGGCCTGGCCGCCGACCTCGGCGAGGAGCTCCAGCAGTGGCTCGGCGAGCCCGAGCTGGCGGCGCTGGCCCGCCGCTGCGACCGGCTGCTGGCCGACCGGGTCTTCCCCTCCCCCGAGGGCGACATGCCCGCCGTGCCCTGGCCACCGTTCTGA
- a CDS encoding DUF3090 domain-containing protein, whose amino-acid sequence MAQRVHEFDWPDRLVIGTVGRPGERSFYLQARTGEHVVSALMEKEQSATLAEKLDEVLDELMSQDGNPFSVPAAAPEGLDDHAPLDAPVVEQFRVGILSLGFDPTTAQVVIEAFPLVEDSPESLLEPEEDGPSEVLHVRIPVGAARSFCKRTREVVGAGRPTCPLCLAPIDDDGHVCRPADDDTW is encoded by the coding sequence ATGGCTCAACGGGTGCACGAATTCGACTGGCCCGATCGTCTCGTCATCGGCACGGTCGGCCGTCCCGGAGAGCGGTCCTTCTACCTCCAGGCGCGGACGGGTGAGCACGTCGTCAGCGCCCTGATGGAGAAGGAGCAGTCGGCCACCCTCGCCGAGAAGCTGGACGAGGTCCTCGACGAGCTGATGTCCCAGGACGGCAACCCGTTCAGCGTCCCGGCCGCCGCACCCGAGGGACTCGACGACCACGCACCGCTGGACGCCCCCGTGGTGGAGCAGTTCCGCGTGGGCATCCTCTCCCTCGGCTTCGACCCCACCACGGCCCAGGTCGTGATCGAGGCGTTCCCGCTGGTCGAGGACTCCCCCGAGTCGCTCCTCGAGCCCGAGGAGGACGGCCCCTCCGAGGTGCTGCACGTGCGGATCCCCGTCGGCGCGGCACGCTCGTTCTGCAAGCGCACCCGCGAGGTGGTCGGCGCGGGCCGGCCCACCTGCCCGCTGTGCCTGGCCCCGATCGACGACGACGGCCACGTGTGCCGTCCGGCCGACGACGACACCTGGTGA
- a CDS encoding histidine phosphatase family protein translates to MAIVLLVRHGRSTANTSGTLAGRLPDIHLDELGLTQVEATGARLADLSLADVVTSPLERCRETAAAIAGRHGIEPTVDESITECGYGDWQGRALKDLAAEDLWKTVQHHPAAAAFPGGESLAAMQARGVAAIRGHDARIEAEHGAHAVWVAVSHGDVIKAVLADALGMHLDLFQRLHVDPASVSIVRYGARRPDVVAVNTSAGDLSWLRAPATADDAAVGGGAGR, encoded by the coding sequence ATGGCGATCGTCCTGCTCGTCCGGCACGGACGGTCCACCGCGAACACCTCGGGCACGCTGGCCGGCCGGCTCCCCGACATCCACCTCGACGAGCTCGGCCTCACCCAGGTCGAGGCCACCGGCGCGCGGCTGGCCGACCTGAGCCTGGCCGACGTCGTCACGAGCCCTCTCGAGCGCTGCCGCGAGACCGCCGCCGCGATCGCCGGCCGGCACGGCATCGAGCCCACGGTCGACGAGTCGATCACCGAGTGCGGGTACGGCGACTGGCAGGGCCGGGCGCTGAAGGACCTCGCCGCCGAGGATCTGTGGAAGACCGTCCAGCACCATCCCGCCGCGGCCGCCTTCCCCGGCGGGGAGTCGCTGGCCGCGATGCAGGCCCGCGGCGTCGCGGCCATCCGCGGGCACGACGCGCGCATCGAGGCCGAGCACGGCGCCCACGCCGTGTGGGTCGCGGTCTCGCACGGCGACGTGATCAAGGCCGTCCTGGCGGACGCCCTGGGCATGCACCTCGACCTGTTCCAGCGGCTGCACGTCGACCCGGCCTCGGTGTCGATCGTGCGCTACGGAGCCCGCCGTCCCGACGTCGTGGCCGTCAACACGTCGGCCGGCGACCTGTCCTGGCTGCGCGCGCCGGCCACCGCCGACGACGCCGCGGTCGGTGGCGGCGCGGGTCGCTGA
- a CDS encoding exonuclease SbcCD subunit D C-terminal domain-containing protein: MKILHTSDWHIGRTFHQHSTAEALASVLDALVEAVHEHAVDVVVVAGDVFDSSTPSAAAVEELDRVLVALRDTGARVIVTSGNHDSPARLGAKAAFLHEAGVHIVTRPQDHATPITVEDQHGPVHFYGIAYLEPALIRHVWPDQRLAHQADAIGFALDNIRADLATRGGRSVVLAHTFVSGAEGESCESERGITAGGLDRVPVPVFDGVTYAALGHIHGRNTLAPHVRYSGAPLHLSFSEQDKPRGAWLVTLDADGLGPVEWLDLPVPRALTTLTGTLDELLSDPGLTDRESHWVRAILTDVARPDDPMRRLQGRFPHCALLEFRPSHVDASASPIDPRRLATLTDQQVMAEFLAFVRGGEGPTEAEAQILDDLVGHVAGTEAAR, encoded by the coding sequence GTGAAGATCCTCCACACGTCCGACTGGCACATCGGTCGGACGTTCCACCAGCACTCGACCGCAGAGGCCCTCGCCTCCGTGCTCGACGCGCTCGTGGAGGCCGTCCACGAGCACGCGGTCGACGTCGTGGTGGTGGCGGGCGACGTCTTCGACTCGTCCACCCCGTCGGCCGCCGCGGTGGAGGAGCTCGACCGCGTCCTGGTCGCCCTGCGCGACACCGGCGCCCGGGTGATCGTCACCAGCGGCAACCACGACTCGCCGGCGCGGCTGGGCGCGAAGGCGGCGTTCCTGCACGAGGCCGGCGTCCACATCGTCACGCGGCCGCAGGACCACGCCACGCCGATCACGGTCGAGGACCAGCACGGTCCGGTCCACTTCTACGGCATCGCCTACCTCGAGCCCGCGCTCATCCGGCACGTGTGGCCCGACCAGCGCCTGGCCCACCAGGCCGACGCGATCGGGTTCGCCCTCGACAACATCCGCGCCGACCTCGCCACGCGAGGCGGTCGCTCCGTCGTGCTCGCCCACACCTTCGTGTCGGGCGCCGAGGGCGAGTCGTGCGAGTCCGAGCGGGGCATCACCGCCGGTGGTCTCGACCGCGTGCCCGTGCCCGTGTTCGACGGCGTCACCTATGCCGCCCTCGGCCACATCCACGGCCGCAACACGCTCGCGCCCCACGTCCGCTACAGCGGGGCGCCGCTGCACCTGTCGTTCTCCGAGCAGGACAAGCCGCGCGGGGCGTGGCTCGTCACGCTCGACGCCGACGGGCTCGGCCCGGTCGAGTGGCTCGACCTCCCCGTGCCCCGGGCGCTGACCACCCTCACCGGCACGCTCGACGAGCTCCTGTCCGACCCCGGGCTCACCGATCGCGAGTCGCACTGGGTCCGCGCGATCCTCACCGACGTCGCGCGCCCCGACGACCCCATGCGCCGGCTCCAGGGCCGCTTCCCGCACTGCGCGCTGCTGGAGTTCCGGCCCAGCCACGTCGACGCGTCGGCGTCGCCCATCGACCCGCGGCGCCTGGCCACCCTCACCGACCAGCAGGTGATGGCCGAGTTCCTCGCGTTCGTGCGCGGCGGCGAGGGCCCCACCGAGGCCGAGGCGCAGATCCTCGACGACCTCGTCGGCCACGTCGCCGGGACGGAGGCGGCGCGATGA